ggatgcgggagaagtaggagatgatccagctctaaaacataaataaatacgaaacataagtaaatacgaaacacaaatacgaaacataaataaatacgaaccaattaaaatgaaacgtaccgtgagtagtgtgcaggatccaaccaactgcctcgtcctccagttggaggcctcattcagcttctggtagaggtatgccagagtagctgccccccagttccactggtgaacggtatctaggtccatgaagtagcggaggtaggtcacatcgacgtaccttgcactcttttccacaaagcatgcagcgcctaccacatgcatgtaccagcaccggagagcgcagtcgcagtgatactgtgtgaatagatCGTCACCCGCGACTTGGGCATcgaccgccgcgtccaggtggtgctcgaaatagcggctcagtaTGGTGAactggatatgaggcccagatgtcgtggcgcactcaaagtcagcaacttcgggctccatgcccaaatagagcgccatccactgactggcctcgaccctctggatccgggagtgggtcaacagcggccccctgatgggcaggtggagaagacactccacatcatgcaaggtgatcgtcgtctccccaaccggcaagtggaaagaagacgtctccttgtgccagcgctccacaaatgccccttgcatgccgtggctgaaggtggtgtaccccgtcatgcagagcccgctaagccctgaacctcgcaccgcgtcgttaaaccactcagctgctggtttaaacagactgaaaatctttcgggtatggttcaccattttcaaaggatctctctcctgttacaaaaaaaacaaataaaagtatatgttaaatagaccgttaagaaaatatcgaataaacgtctaaattataaacggttaaattaaaaaaaaatacctctccctcccagatacgcctaGCGACGTGGtcgcggtaggatatcagcacgaaagtgtcaatgggccctcccgggtagctgtcctcctgctcatcctcctccccaggtggagggtcaacatccggtaccccctccggctcaaGGTATGgaactgccacctcctcctcctcctcctctcgctggtgggaagaagatacccgagccagccgactcctagatccagatgaagaggtaccctctcccacgtccacgggaactcacacacggcgtccccggccctaacatgcatttgaaatatggatctaacaaatataaaacttacaaattgagtgatttgagggcttttgaatgtagtatagcaatgtgattggagctttgatgcagccttggaagtgtgttaGCAGAAAATTTCAGAGGAGTTGAGTTTGATATtggtttagggtaaatgatttggggggagGGGGGCtattttgcttaatctgcaaaacgcgcaatatttcggaaatgaacttccgaaatggtgttttcggaagtgcatttccgaaataagtcaaattttttaaaaaaaggcgctttcggagatgcatctccgaaaacacctttttcttgcatttcggaaatgcatttccaaagtcAGGGGTAATCTGGGTTTTTCACCataggtggactagaaggttgggaggtggccagaGAAATTTCcttgattttcattaatttaacggttttaattgatatatatatatatatatatatatatatatatatatatatatatatatatatatatatatatatatatatatatatatatatatatatatatatatatatatatatatatatatatatatatatatatatatatatataatgatcaaatatattaaattgatactatacaaataataataagaataaaaataaaattaaaaataatataattatatctctacattttatataatataatattttatataattcaatatgtaactacaaaatattttttttaaaaactgtcaaataaattttttgttaatttttatgaTATATATGACAAAATCCTCAAGATTATATATGTATCTATGACTTTTGAATGTTATTGATTTTTATGTTGTAACTTTGATTtataaaatttcacaaaaaaatatatagtataaattcataatatttattattattattattattattattattattattattattattattattatgattattattattattattattattattattattattgttattatcattattataattagtataaattatatgtaattatatttactaaaatatatttaatatttaaaatgatatttacGGTAAAAATTCAAGTCAATCTCGTGCTAACGGGTCATATATCTAGTTATTACCAAATTATTACCGATAATAATGAGATAATAAACATTTTAAGGTATACAATAGAATATTTTAAGGTAAGTATATAAGAATTTATCAATTTAAGTGATGTGAATTTAAATTTTGTAGATGTGGCAATTACATCTCGTTACGCTTAGAATTTGATATCAAATTAGAAAGAgattaaaatctataaaaaaaaaataaaaacttaaattttatattagagtgaccaaaaccaaaaataaaaataaaaatagagtgacaaaaattacaattaaacatatttatagctattaccttttttttttgtctattttgaaatttttattttgaggatttacaattaaataacatactttataaattaaaaatgttaGTGAATTCTGATATAGTAAAAATTGTTatgataaaatcaattaattacttatttaatttTCAATCCAATTTTCAGCTACCATCATGGCTAGTAATCTGCAAATCATGGAGATTCAACTTGTCTTGGTGTTGTCATCATGTATGTTTGATTTTGGTTATCATTTTAAATACTCTTCTCTaaattgtttttgtttaacccTTCATTGATTGACTATGGTTTGCATTGTGTTTGATCTATGTTTGATGACTTTATCACAAGTTGGAGGATTGATGAAAATCATACATAACTTATGTGAGTTCTATTCTTAAGCTCATTCATTCTGTAAAGAAATAATGATTGCAAAGATGTGAAAGGAATCAAAATTGCATAAAATAATTTGGTTATTATCTAATGAGAATTAGTgatattttgttttaaatcatTCACAACATGCTTATTAGTGGAGAAAAATAGCCACAAAAATGTAAAAGTAAAATGTAGGATGTGACAAAGGTGAGTctaaaattgaaatttattatGTTCCATATATGAAAGTACTATAGAATAAGTATTAGACATCGAGAATTCAAGTGTAGAAACCATAGGACTTGGCATTAAGTATGATTTGTCTTAATGCACCTATTGGTGACAAAATCATCAAAAGGAGGCCAAGTATAATGCAGATCTGAAAAACAATTAATGTAGCCCAAttagataaaatataataaatgtttCAAATTTCAACTTCAAAATCTAATCAAATAAAATTGAACTTACCCAGTTGGTGAACCAGGACAAGCTAAACTTCTTTGGTTTGTAAATAGCAAGCCACATAATACACGGAAGCTATACAATAACATTATGTcaagtattattattatatgcAATCATGCACTCCAAATTTATtagaaaccaaaaaagaaataatttttgagACTTACAAAGTATGTTGTCGGAGCAAATGCAAATCCTCCGAAAAATCCAAGAAGAGCACCAAAGAAGGGGAAGGTAATGCCAACAAACATTGTGAATGCTGAATCACAATAATTATTATAGCGAGAGCTcatcaaataatataaaatttgggAAAGACAATTCATCCAACCATATTACTAATACAGataattgattttcaaaaatgtGCTCACCAACATAAACATTGCGAACAATAAATCTTAGAAGTCGGGTTGGCTTGAAGCGCAGTTTTTTTACCATTAGGGTCTCGATCATGTCAAAAACAGGCATTGCATACAACtataaaaaagaaagataaaattcAGGCATTGTAATGAGCAACGAATCATATGAAAAATTGACTGGTACTTACCTGATAGCTTCCTATAACATGAATGACAACAAACATGTTAGCAGCGACAATAAGCCAAGTTGGTTTATTAAGAGAAATAAGAATATTATCAGCAACAGCATTGCCAAACATCCAATATCCAATAAGAGCAACAGGGAAATAGCACAAAGCTACAACAATATAAGCTAATAAAACTCCTCGCCACATTGGACCCTTAGATGGTTTCTCTGGTGTGGAAGGGAGTGTTGCTTGAATCTCCAATACCACGTTGTGTCCGGCATATGCAAATGCAACGTCGCCTAAAGCACTAAAGAAGTTGAAAACAGTTCCGGGCGAAGTAGTGGCTTTGTAGCCATATGCCACATCTTGTTGAACTCCCTTTTTCAATGAAGCCACCCATGCAATTGTTGAGTAACTTAAAGACATGATCGCCGCAGCCAAGGAGATACCAGCAATGGAGTTGAAATTCGGAAGATGGGCAAGAACAAAATGAACAGATGCGAATATCATGATAAAGTAAGTAGTTTTCATTGATCTGCAATTTTTTTTACACACCAGATCATGAATTTTTTCTAGTGATTTTCCTCCTGTGACCATGTAAACAATGTCCACACCAACTTCACATATCAATTGTTGTGGCACCACAATCCAAAGTCCAAGCTTTTCTCCAAATGCTTCCTGTCCTAATTCATGGTATCTGTCAAATCTTTTTCCAGGAACCATTTCATGCATCTCAACCATTTGCCATAGAGTGTATAGAGTTATTATCCATGATAAGATCAGAATCACCACACCTGGACCCCTGCAATTTAATATTGTAAAACATAAGCAAACAACCATTCCCAATATCCATCAAGTATCACCCAATTACAAAATCATTATTTAGACTAAAACTAGGCTACCCATCACACGATACAACAAAGAAACATTTCATTTCTTAGTTCGAAGAAGAGAATATCGTTTATAATAATAAGACTAAAACATAATAGAAGTTTAGTTTTAGATTGGATGTGGGTTAAATGAAGTTGTGATAGTAAGATATGAGATTCAGTCTAATTTGGTTTGCAAAATGAAAACCGCAAACTAAACCAAACTACGCAATTTTGTTAAATAATGGTGTAAACACATTCAAATCAATTGCAGTTTTAACAAttttttgtttggtttgtttCGGTTAGGAGTTTTATGAACACTCCTACCTACTTATAATTTTCAAGAGATGACTATTAAAAAATAACAAGTCACAATTTcggtacaaatatatatatatgagaaaccAAAATTGTTATAGTTTTAaatagggttaagtatgtttttggtctctataaatattttaaattttatttttagtctctattagaaaatgacatattttaattcctttaaaatttgtatgcatgcagttttagtcctgttattttttaaaattttgaaaactgtttagttacccttaaatttttaaatttttgaataattttttcatatgTGTTTAGAAtagtataaaatatttctt
The Vicia villosa cultivar HV-30 ecotype Madison, WI linkage group LG6, Vvil1.0, whole genome shotgun sequence genome window above contains:
- the LOC131611397 gene encoding lysine histidine transporter 1-like: MENEKPIASSQPEKVSFSEAEIDKRTAEQKAIDDWLPITSSRNAKWWYAAFHNVTAMVGAGVLSLPSAMANLGWGPGVVILILSWIITLYTLWQMVEMHEMVPGKRFDRYHELGQEAFGEKLGLWIVVPQQLICEVGVDIVYMVTGGKSLEKIHDLVCKKNCRSMKTTYFIMIFASVHFVLAHLPNFNSIAGISLAAAIMSLSYSTIAWVASLKKGVQQDVAYGYKATTSPGTVFNFFSALGDVAFAYAGHNVVLEIQATLPSTPEKPSKGPMWRGVLLAYIVVALCYFPVALIGYWMFGNAVADNILISLNKPTWLIVAANMFVVIHVIGSYQLYAMPVFDMIETLMVKKLRFKPTRLLRFIVRNVYVAFTMFVGITFPFFGALLGFFGGFAFAPTTYFLPCIMWLAIYKPKKFSLSWFTNWICIILGLLLMILSPIGALRQIILNAKSYGFYT